One window of the Pseudomonas knackmussii B13 genome contains the following:
- a CDS encoding thioesterase family protein, which produces MARLTLEFPDDCFCYQTQLTVRVTDINGANHLGNDSMISMISEARARFLFDYGIRETGIIVTDLATTYRAEAHARDHLLFEVGVMDFNKYGGDIIFRITRPADGTLVAMAKSGFVFFDYQVGKVMPIPEAFRATFPNVNWVS; this is translated from the coding sequence ATGGCCCGCCTCACCCTCGAGTTTCCCGACGACTGCTTCTGCTACCAGACCCAGCTGACCGTGCGCGTCACCGACATCAACGGCGCCAACCACCTGGGCAACGACTCGATGATCTCGATGATTTCCGAGGCCCGCGCGCGCTTCCTGTTCGACTACGGCATCCGCGAGACCGGCATCATCGTCACCGACCTGGCCACCACCTACCGCGCCGAGGCGCACGCCCGCGACCACCTGCTGTTCGAGGTCGGGGTGATGGACTTCAACAAGTACGGCGGCGACATCATCTTCCGCATCACGCGCCCGGCCGACGGCACCCTGGTGGCCATGGCCAAGTCCGGCTTCGTGTTCTTCGACTACCAGGTCGGCAAGGTGATGCCGATCCCCGAGGCGTTCCGCGCCACCTTCCCGAACGTCAACTGGGTGAGCTGA